The Pan paniscus chromosome 1, NHGRI_mPanPan1-v2.0_pri, whole genome shotgun sequence genome has a segment encoding these proteins:
- the TFB2M gene encoding LOW QUALITY PROTEIN: dimethyladenosine transferase 2, mitochondrial (The sequence of the model RefSeq protein was modified relative to this genomic sequence to represent the inferred CDS: substituted 1 base at 1 genomic stop codon) gives MWIPVVGLPRRLRLSALAGAGRFCILGSEAATRKHLPARNHCGLSDSSPQLWPEPDFRNPPRKASLDFKRYVTDRRLAETLAQIYLGKPSRPPHLLLECNPGPGILTQALLEAGAKVVALESDKTFIPHLESLGKNLDGKLRVIHCDFFKLDPRSGGVIKPPAMSSRGLFKNLGIEAVPWTADIPLKVIGMFPSRGEKRALWKLAYDLYSCTSIYKFGRIEVNMFIGEKEFXKLMADPGNPDLYHVLSVIWQLACEIKVLHMEPWSSFDIYTQKGPLENPKRRELLDQLQQKLYLIQMTPRQNLFTKNLTPMNYNIFFHLLKHCFGRRSATVIDHLRSLTPLDARDILMQIGKQEDEKVVNMHPQDFKTLFETIERSKDCAYKWLYDETLEDR, from the exons ATGTGGATCCCAGTGGTCGGGCTTCCTCGGCGGCTGAGGCTCTCCGCCTTGGCGGGCGCTGGTCGCTTTTGCATTTTAGGGTCTGAAGCGGCGACGCGAAAGCATTTGCCGGCGAGGAACCACTGTGGGCTGTCTGACTCCTCTCCGCAGCTGTGGCCCGAACCGGATTTCAGGAATCCGCCAAGGAAGGCCAGCTTAGACTTTAAGCGTTACGTAACCGATCGGAGATTGGCGGAGACCCTGGCGCAAATCTATTTGGGAAAACCAAGTAGACCTCCACACCTACTCCTGGAGTGCAATCCAG GTCCTGGAATCCTGACTCAGGCATTACTTGAAGCTGGTGCCAAAGTGGTTGCGCTCGAAAGTGACAAAACTTTTATTCCACATTTGGAG TCCTTAGGAAAAAATCTGGATGGAAAACTACGAGTGATTCACTGTGACTTCTTTAAACTAGATCCTAGAAGTGGTGGAGTAATAAAACCACCTGCTATGTCTTCTCGAGGGCTCTTTAAGAATTTGGGAATAGAAGCAGTTCCTTGGACAGCAG ACATCCCTTTAAAAGTAATTGGAATGTTCCCAAGTAGAGGTGAGAAAAGGGCACTTTGGAAACTCGCATATGACTTGTATTCCTGTACTTCTATATATAAATTTGGACGAATAGAAGTAAATATGTTTATTGGTGAAAAAGAATTCTAG AAACTAATGGCAGATCCCGGAAATCCAGACTTGTATCATGTATTAAGTGTTATCTGGCAATTAGCTTGTGAGATTAAGGTTCTGCACATG GAGCCTTGGTCATCATTTGATATATACACCCAAAAAGGGCCGCTGGAAAACCCAAAGCGTAGg gAATTATTAGACCAATTACAACAAAAGCTGTATCTTATTCAAATGACTCCTCGTCAGAATTTATTTACCAAGAACTTAACACCTATGAActacaatatattttttcacttgttAAAGCACTGTTTCGGGAGGCGCAGCGCCACTGTAATAGACCACTTACG TTCATTGACTCCACTTGATGCGAGAGATATATTGATGCAAATAGGAAAACAGGAGGATGAGAAAGTAGTTAACATGCACCCTCAAGACTTCAAAACACTTTTTGAAACTATAGAGCGTTCCAAAGATTGTGCTTATAAATGGCTGTATGATGAAACCCTGGAAGATAGGTAG